A window from Gallus gallus isolate bGalGal1 chromosome 7, bGalGal1.mat.broiler.GRCg7b, whole genome shotgun sequence encodes these proteins:
- the SUMO1 gene encoding small ubiquitin-related modifier 1, protein MSDQEAKPSAEDLGDKKEGEYIKLKVIGQDSSEIHFKVKMTTHLKKLKESYCQRQGVPMNSLRFLFEGQRITDNHTPKELGMEEEDVIEVYQEQTGGHSTV, encoded by the exons ATGTCGGACCAG GAAGCAAAGCCTTCAGCTGAGGACTTAGGAGATAAGAAAGAGGGGGAATACATTAAACTCAAAGTCATTGGGCAG GACAGCAGTGAAATTCACTTCAAGGTGAAAATGACAACACACCTCAAGAAACTCAAAGAATCATACTGTCAAAGACAG gGTGTTCCAATGAACTCACTCAGGTTTCTCTTCGAGGGTCAGAGAATTACTGATAATCATACCCCCAAGGAG ctggggatggaggaggaagatgTGATTGAAGTTTATCAGGAACAGACGGGGGGTCACTCAACAGTTTAg